A section of the Lepus europaeus isolate LE1 chromosome 10, mLepTim1.pri, whole genome shotgun sequence genome encodes:
- the TGM3 gene encoding protein-glutamine gamma-glutamyltransferase E: MAVVTRGSLFCVTDLEPQSINWQMTSNRRAHHTDKFSSQNVILRRGQPFDMLLAFNRRLGSGESLEFTASTGPYPSESTGTKAVFPLSNGTNKDGWSAVLKGSSDNILTITLSSPASAPIGWYTLNVQISSLGTVSSLKLGTFILLFNPWLQADDVFLSNHAERQEYVEEDAGIIYVGSTNRIGMVGWNFGQFEEDILNICLSILDKSLNFHRDPATDVALRKDPKYVSRVLSAMINSNDDNGVIAGNWSGDYTDGRDPRNWNGSVEILKEWKKSGYKPVRFGQCWVFAGALNTVLRCLGIPSRVITNFNSAHDTNRNLSVDVYYDPMGNPLTRGSDSVWNFHVWNEGWFVRTDLGTQYDGWQVLDATPQERSQGVFQCGPSSVHAVREGDVDLDFDMSFVFAEVNADRITWIYDTASSSQKQNSLDTRSIGRYISTKAVGSNSRVDITDKYKYPEGSSEERRVFQKALRKLKPHAAFSPTSARDLVEEERSPSISGRFKITGVLAVGKEVSLALLLKNLTREKKTVTVNMTAWTIVYNGTLVHEVWKDSFTVDLDPEAETQHPVTISYAQYDKFLKSDNMIRTTAICKVPEEAEVVVARDVILDNPTLTLEVLDQAQVQKPVNVQMLFSNPLDEPVKDCVLMVEGSGLLRGNLKIEVPALRPKERSRIRFEILPTRSGTKQLLADFSCNKFPAIKAMLSIDVAE, from the exons GTTCTCTTTTCTGTGTCACAGATTTAGAACCCCAGAGTATCAACTGGCAGATGACCTCCAACCGGCGGGCGCATCACACAGACAAGTTCTCCAGCCAGAACGTCATCCTGCGGAGGGGCCAGCCCTTTGATATGTTGCTAGCCTTCAACCGCCGCCTTGGCTCTGGAGAGAGTCTAGAGTTCACAGCCTCCACAG GGCCTTACCCGTCAGAGTCCACAGGGACCAAGGCTGTGTTTCCGCTCTCCAATGGGACCAACAAAGATGGCTGGAGCGCGGTGCTCAAGGGCAGCAGTGACAATATTCTGACCATCACCTTGTCCAGCCCGGCCAGTGCGCCCATAGGGTGGTACACGCTGAACGTGCAGATCTCCTCCCTGGGGACCGTCTCTTCCCTGAAACTCGGGACCTTCATACTGCTCTTTAACCCCTGGCTGCAAG CGGATGATGTCTTTCTGAGTAACCATGCTGAGAGACAAGAGTATGTGGAGGAAGATGCTGGCATCATCTATGTGGGAAGCACAAACCGAATTGGCATGGTTGGCTGGAACTTTGGACAG TTTGAAGAAGACATTCTGAACATTTGCCTCTCCATCTTGGATAAGAGTCTGAATTTCCACCGCgaccctgccactgatgtggccCTCAGAAAGGACCCCAAGTATGTCAGCCGCGTGTTGAGTGCCATG ATCAATAGCAATGATGACAACGGCGTGATTGCTGGGAACTGGAGCGGCGATTACACAGATGGCCGGGACCCAAGGAACTGGAATGGCAGCGTGGAGATCCTCAAGGAGTGGAAAAAGTCTGGCTACAAGCCAGTCCGATTTGGCCAGTGCTGGGTCTTTGCTGGGGCCCTCAACACAG TGCTGCGGTGTTTGGGGATTCCCTCCCGGGTGATCACCAACTTCAACTCAGCCCACGACACAAACCGAAACCTCAGCGTGGATGTGTACTACGACCCCATGGGAAACCCCCTGACCAGAGGCAGTGACAGCGTGTG GAACTTCCACGTCTGGAACGAAGGCTGGTTTGTGCGGACGGACCTGGGCACCCAGTACGATGGATGGCAGGTGCTGGACGCCACTCCCCAGGAGAGGAGCCAAG GGGTCTTCCAGTGTGGCCCCTCCTCGGTGCACGCCGTCCGAGAGGGGGACGTGGACCTGGACTTCGACATGTCCTTTGTCTTCGCGGAGGTGAACGCGGACCGCATCACCTGGATCTATGACACCGCCAGCAGCAGCCAGAAGCAAAACTCCCTGGACACTCGCTCCATCGGCAGGTACATCAGCACCAAGGCGGTGGGCAGCAACTCCCGCGTGGACATCACGGACAAGTACAAGTACCCAGAAG GTTCCAGTGAGGAAAGACGAGTGTTCCAGAAAGCTCTGAGGAAACTCAAGCCCCACGCGGCATTTAGCCCCACATCAGCAAGGGATTTGGTTGAAGAGGAGCGGTCACCCAGCATCTCTGGCAGGTTCAAGATCACCGGCGTCCTGGCAGTGGGCAAAGaggtcagcctggccctgctgctcaAGAACTTGACCAGGGAGAAGAAGACAGTGACCGTGAACATGACGGCGTGGACCATCGTCTACAATGGCACGCTGGTGCACGAGGTGTGGAAGGACTCCTTCACCGTGGACCTGGACCCCGAAGCAG AAACTCAGCATCCCGTGACGATCTCCTATGCTCAGTATGATAAATTCCTCAAGTCGGACAACATGATCCGGACCACTGCCATCTGCAAGGTCCCCGAGGAAGCCGAGGTGGTGGTGGCGCGGGACGTCATCCTGGACAACCCCACCCTGACCCTGGAG GTGCTGGACCAGGCTCAGGTGCAGAAGCCCGTGAACGTGCAGATGCTCTTCTCCAACCCCCTGGACGAGCCCGTGAAGGACTGCGTGCTGATGGTGGAGGGCAGTGGCCTGCTGCGTGGCAACCTCAAGATCGA GGTGCCTGCGCTGCGCCCCAAGGAGCGGTCCCGGATCCGTTTCGAGATCCTGCCCACTCGGAGCGGCACCAAGCAGCTGCTCGCCGACTTCTCCTGCAACAAGTTCCCGGCAATCAAGGCCATGCTGTCCATTGACGTGGCCGAGTGA